From the Solanum pennellii chromosome 4, SPENNV200 genome, one window contains:
- the LOC107017332 gene encoding serine--tRNA ligase-like isoform X1, translated as MLDINLFRNHPEIVRESQRRRFANVDVVDEVIQLDKQWRQRQFEIDNLRKDFKKITKEIGKLKNCGEDASQKIEDAAEKKLLIEKKEIQVQEARTTLYSKLEIIGNLVHDSVPVSNDEANNVIVRTWGDKQTEKGLKSHVDLVKTLGMADLTKGANVAGGRGYYLKGAGVRLNQALINFALDFLENRGYTPLQTPFFLRKDIMAKCAQLAQFDEELYKVSGDGDDKYLIATAEQPLCAYHLNDWIHPSQLPLRYAGYSSCFRKEAGSHGRDTLGIFRVHQFEKVEQFCLTGPNGNDSWEMHEEMIKNSEEFFQQLELPYQIVAVVSGALNDAAAKKYDLEGWYPASSTYRELVSCSNCTDYQSRKLEIRFGHKGNDQVKKYVHLLNSTLTATERTMCCILENYQREDGVEIPRVLRPYMGGKTFMPFSNKGN; from the exons ATGTTAGATATAAATCTTTTCAGAAATCATCCTGAAATTGTTCGTGAATCTCAACGCCGTCGATTTGCCAATGTCGATGTTGTAGATGAAGTTATTCAACTTGACAAACAATGGCGTCAAC gGCAGTTCGAGATTGATAATTTGcgaaaagatttcaaaaagatcaCCAAAGAAATTGGCAAGCTAAAAAAT TGTGGTGAGGATGCGAGTCAAAAAATTGAAGACGCTGCAGAGAAGAAgcttttaattgaaaaaaaagagatacaaGTACAAGAGGCTCGAACCACTTTGTATTCCAAGTTGGAAATCATTGGTAACCTCGTGCACGATTCAGTCCCAGTTAGTAATGATGAG GCAAATAATGTTATAGTTCGGACCTGGGGAGATAAGCAGACTGAAAAGGGTCTTAAAAGTCATGTTGATCTCGTCAAAACGCTTGGAATGGCAGATTTAACAAAGG GTGCAAATGTGGCTGGAGGAAGAGGTTACTATCTGAAAGGAGCTGGTGTACGTCTTAATCAAGCGTTGATTAATTTTGCACTTGATTTCTTGGAGAATAGGGGATATACTCCATTGCAAACTCCCTTCTTCTTGAGGAAAGATATTATGGCAAAGTGTGCTCAATTAGCTCAGTTTGATGAAGAACTTTACAAG GTGAGTGGTGACGGAGATGACAAATATCTTATTGCCACTGCTGAACAACCTCTGTGTGCTTATCATTTGAATGATTGGATTCATCCTTCACAACTTCCGTTAAG GTATGCTGGATATTCTTCATGCTTCCGCAAGGAAGCTGGCTCTCATGGTCGCGATACACTTGGAATTTTTAGAGTCCACCAGTTTGAGAAAGTGGAACAGTTTTGTTTAACAGGTCCAAATGGCAATGACTCGTGGGAAATGCATGAGGAGATGATTAAAAATTCAGAGGAATTCTTTCAGCAG cTAGAGCTTCCTTACCAAATTGTGGCTGTTGTTTCTGGCGCACTCAATGATGCAGCAGCAAAGAAGTACGATTTGGAAGGGTGGTACCCTGCATCATCAACTTATAGAGAGCTTGTGTCATGCTCAAACTGCACAGACTATCAGTCTAGGAAATTAGAAATTCGGTTTGGACACAAGGGTAATGATCAAGTGAAGAAGTATGTGCATCTATTGAACTCCACCCTTACCGCAACAGAGAGGACTATGTGTTGTATACTTGAGAACTACCAAAGGGAGGACGGAGTGGAGATTCCTCGAGTTCTACGTCCATATATGGGTGGCAAGACATTCATGCCTTTCTCCAACAAAGGGAATTGA
- the LOC107017332 gene encoding serine--tRNA ligase-like isoform X2 has translation MLDINLFRNHPEIVRESQRRRFANVDVVDEVIQLDKQWRQRQFEIDNLRKDFKKITKEIGKLKNCGEDASQKIEDAAEKKLLIEKKEIQVQEARTTLYSKLEIIGNLVHDSVPVSNDEANNVIVRTWGDKQTEKGLKSHVDLVKTLGMADLTKGANVAGGRGYYLKGAGVRLNQALINFALDFLENRGYTPLQTPFFLRKDIMAKCAQLAQFDEELYKVSGDGDDKYLIATAEQPLCAYHLNDWIHPSQLPLRYAGYSSCFRKEAGSHGRDTLGIFRVHQFEKVEQFCLTGPNGNDSWEMHEEMIKNSEEFFQQSFLTKLWLLFLAHSMMQQQRSTIWKGGTLHHQLIESLCHAQTAQTISLGN, from the exons ATGTTAGATATAAATCTTTTCAGAAATCATCCTGAAATTGTTCGTGAATCTCAACGCCGTCGATTTGCCAATGTCGATGTTGTAGATGAAGTTATTCAACTTGACAAACAATGGCGTCAAC gGCAGTTCGAGATTGATAATTTGcgaaaagatttcaaaaagatcaCCAAAGAAATTGGCAAGCTAAAAAAT TGTGGTGAGGATGCGAGTCAAAAAATTGAAGACGCTGCAGAGAAGAAgcttttaattgaaaaaaaagagatacaaGTACAAGAGGCTCGAACCACTTTGTATTCCAAGTTGGAAATCATTGGTAACCTCGTGCACGATTCAGTCCCAGTTAGTAATGATGAG GCAAATAATGTTATAGTTCGGACCTGGGGAGATAAGCAGACTGAAAAGGGTCTTAAAAGTCATGTTGATCTCGTCAAAACGCTTGGAATGGCAGATTTAACAAAGG GTGCAAATGTGGCTGGAGGAAGAGGTTACTATCTGAAAGGAGCTGGTGTACGTCTTAATCAAGCGTTGATTAATTTTGCACTTGATTTCTTGGAGAATAGGGGATATACTCCATTGCAAACTCCCTTCTTCTTGAGGAAAGATATTATGGCAAAGTGTGCTCAATTAGCTCAGTTTGATGAAGAACTTTACAAG GTGAGTGGTGACGGAGATGACAAATATCTTATTGCCACTGCTGAACAACCTCTGTGTGCTTATCATTTGAATGATTGGATTCATCCTTCACAACTTCCGTTAAG GTATGCTGGATATTCTTCATGCTTCCGCAAGGAAGCTGGCTCTCATGGTCGCGATACACTTGGAATTTTTAGAGTCCACCAGTTTGAGAAAGTGGAACAGTTTTGTTTAACAGGTCCAAATGGCAATGACTCGTGGGAAATGCATGAGGAGATGATTAAAAATTCAGAGGAATTCTTTCAGCAG AGCTTCCTTACCAAATTGTGGCTGTTGTTTCTGGCGCACTCAATGATGCAGCAGCAAAGAAGTACGATTTGGAAGGGTGGTACCCTGCATCATCAACTTATAGAGAGCTTGTGTCATGCTCAAACTGCACAGACTATCAGTCTAGGAAATTAG